GGTACCTTGGGTAGTAGGCTGTGTAGTTCAGGTAGAGTTGAGTGGCTGGCCCTGGATAGTAGGCAACAGGGGTAGGGGCAGCAGGTACCCTGGCAGCTGGGAGCAGTGCTGAAGAGGGGTATAGAGCTGCCGTCTCCGTGGGAATGAGGGTTGGGGTGGCTTGGAAGGTGGCGTAGGTAGGTGGTGAGAGGCCTAGAGACAGAAGTAGAAAGTGCATGTGCACGGAGCCTAGCACTGCCCTGGGTGGGGCAGCCAGAAAGGAGTTCCCACTATATAAAGTAGTAGGGGCTTCAACAGCCTGACTCCCACAGGCCGCCTTCTTCCCCAGCCCCTAGGGCACTCACAGGGCAGCTTGCAGGGCGGAGGGGACATGCCACTGCGGCCCAAGGTGCCCCCCATCAGCACACGGCTCATCTCCTCTGTGGAACAGGGGACCACCTCCACGTAGCGTTCCTTCATCACCTTCTTATGGCAACGCTGAGCAGCAGCTAGGGCTCGCTCTGCTGATGTCATCTGGATGAAGGCATCGCCCGATGGCCGGCCCTGTGCACACCATCTTGTGAGCAGTTTGTCATGTGTAAGAGTGCCTTACCCCTAACACACACCCCTTCCTATTGATGTGTTCCCCCTACCAAGCAGTGGCGTCACCTGCTGATTGAGCACCATGTGCACACCATGGGGCCGGATGTCAGCTGCTGCCTCCCCCAGAAAGCTCAGGATGTCTTCAATGGTGGCTGTGTAGGGCAGGCCTCGGAGGCGTACACAGTCCCTCCCAGTCCCAGGTGCCAGTGGGAAGGGGATGGGCAGCAGTGGGGCAGTCAGTGTGGGAAGGAGTGGGCCAGATGCATAGCGGTTCAAGACCTAGTAAGGAAGGCAGCAACAGGCTGGTCATGCCAAGTAGGGTGGGGGCACAGAGGACCACCCTGGAGTAACAGTACTTCTAGGGGTGGGAAGCCCTGGGCGCTCACCTGCTGCACCTCGGCTGCAGTGCTCCGGAAGAGTTCGATGTATCGCTTACCCAGCATGCCCTTGTGCCTGCGCAGTGCAGCCTGTGCCAGCTCCTCACAAGCAAAGAGGGCGAAGGCATCACCAGTCGGCCGGCCGTCAGGGTGGCGCACAAAGAGCAGCCCCTCGGCACCCCCAGTCACTGGGCACTCAGGCCCCAGGAAGCCTAGCACGTCCATTGGCCCAGCTGAGAAGGGCAGTCCCCGCAGCCGCAGGATCACTTGGTCTTCTCGTGACAAGAAACGAGCCACCTCTAGTGATGTGCCTGTGTGGGGGACATGGGAGTCACCTGCTGACTTCACTCGTGCCCCTTCAGACACTCACCCATGCAGGTGAGCAGGCAGGCAAGGGGGTGGTGGGGAAGTGAGATATGGATCAAGGACCAGGGGAGCCAGGCCCTGTTTGGGGTATACTCACCCCCTGCGATCTTTACAAACTCCTCCCCTGTCGCCTTATATACCTGTGGATACAGAGAGAGCAGCCTGTGGGTCTCAGGCCTGGCTCAGATTGGCCCTGCTCCACTCCCAGCCCAAAGCCCCACCTCAATATAGCGGACGCCCATGTGATGCTTGTGTCTCTGCAGCGCTAGGTCCCGCTGCTCGCTGTCCACAAAGCGGATGAGGGCCTCACCATTTCTGCGGCCCTGGGCGTTGAGGCAGAGTGCTACACCACCCCTGTGGAGCCAGTGCTGTTAGTGCCTCCTGGGTAGGCCTGTCCAGTTGGGTCCacccaccccaccacacccacctgGCCACGTTGAGCCCTTTGAAGAAGCGAGCCACGTCCTGGTCTGATGACTGCCAGGGCAACCCACGAGCCCGTACCACAGTCTCACTGTCCACCACATCTGCCTTGCTGCTGTAGGGGCAGGGCACAGTGCTGTCAGAGCTATCCAGCTATTGTCACCCCCCAGCCCCTGCTCCCACACTCACCAAGGCCCTGTCTCATATTTCTGCTTTATCACCTCAGGCTTCGAAAACAATTGACCTGAGAAAAGATGGTGTGGGGGTCAGCAGGGTGTGCTGGAGAGGGGTCTCCCCACCAAGTTCTGCAAAAGGAGGACAGTTGAGGGAGATGAAGAAATGacaggctgagcgcagtggctcaggcctataatcccagcactttgggaggtcaaggtgggtggatcatttgccatcaggaattcgagaccagcctggccaacatggtgaaacctggtcttgactaaaaatacaaaaattagccaggcatgatggcaagcgcctgtaatcccagctacttgaggctgaggcaggagaatagcttgaacccggaaagtggaggttgcagtgagctgagtttgcaccactgcactctagcctaggctacagagcgaggctctgtctcaaagaaaaagaaaaagtgacaaaGAGGCTTCCCCTGTGGTCTCTTAGAGAAGGTCACAATGGGGAGGAGTAATAGGCAGGCATTCGTCATCCCTGAGAACAGGTGACAGGCAGTGAGGGAAACCTTACTGCTGGACTCTTTGAGTAGATGGAGGATAACAGCTACCATTGTCTTCACTTCCCAGACCCCAAAGTCATCCTCTGTGGCATCTGTCTCCAGTCCTAAATCTATGGGCAGAGAAGTGACAGTGAAGACAGCATAAGCACGAATCCTGTTTACCCCTGGGCCCAACTCCCCTCCATAGACACATGCTGGAGACCAGCATATACATCTGTTTTGGCCCAGTTCATGTGTGCACTTACAGATCCCCAGtccagacacagacacatacattcCAAACATCCTAGcacagacacaaagacacaggTACACTCAGGGACTTAGCAGATAATGCAGACTTGCATGTGTCCATATTACCCACCCACCAGCATGCGCATACTCAGACACATGTTCCCACAGTGGCTTGTCCACCCTAACCCTTCTGGGTCACAGATACCCTGTGCCATGGTGGCCACAGTGAGGTCCCTGGCAGGGCAGGTACTTGGATGCTGCATATGGAACTCTCTTCGGAGGTCATAGAAGGAGAAGAATGTGTCGGGGAGCACCAGGTTCTGGGGGCACATAGGATTGGGGATGAGTGCCCTGCCCACCCTCAGGACAACAGGGGTCCTGGGACCCTTACTGACCCTGCCCCCCAGCCCGGTTTTCCTTCAGGGGCATACCTTCCTGGAGGCCTCAGGGTGCAGGACCTGTCGTAATAGCTGCTGCCCATCAGTGCAGAGCATGTAGGGGCCCCCGCCCAGGAGAGCCACATCCCCATTCACCAGCTGTGAGAACTGGGGAAAGGGAATGGggagagagaaacacacagaTTCACAGCTGGGCAGGCAGGAAGTGAGggtaggaggaggaaggaggcaggcTGCAAAGCTGGTTCAGCCAGATGTTCAACCCTATCCTGCCTGGGAAGAAGAGGCCACACCTGTTGAATCTAGCCCTATGTcccttcccctcaccccccaacCTTGTTCCAGTCCACTGTCACCTTCTCCAGGCCAAATGAGGGCAATCACACATAACCCAAGCCCTCAACACACACACTCCAGGAGTTTGGAGTGGGGCCAGAGCAAACACCTGGAGTGGGACAAGCAGGTGGGAAGAGGCGGAGCAAAGCAGGTTAAACCTGTCTCTGACCAGGCACCACCCTCAGACAGGTGGGGGAGGCCCAGTCCTGCCTGAGGCCCAGAAGGCTCATGGTCAATGGCAGCCCCGCCTCCAGGTCTGACCAACCGAGGGGCAGAGAAACTCCAAGGACAGAGCTCCACACTTGGACATCAGGGGCAGCATGAGCTTTGACCCACACCCTATCGACCGGCTGGCACTGAGCTGTTTGCTCATAGAGGGGGTGGCACTCCTGAGGCTGCCcagccctcccccagcctccatcCTGGCTGGAGAAGTATAAGCACTAATCACTGACCCACGGACCCTCCCTGCCAATTCTGTGACACTTTACAACCTGAGGCTGACAGAGCAAGGCAACCCAGCTCTCCTCCTGCAAACTCCCCAAGTGAAGGGCCCAGAGCCCTTCTGGAACAGACAAGAATCATCATCGTGGTGCCTCCTCATCAGGAACCACAGAGTTGTTGGAAGATGAAAGAATGTGTGCGTATAAAGGACTTAGACTAATTACACTCAAGAGTCAGACACAGAGTGAGCGACGTAGTGAagataaggaaaagaaaacagcaatgGAAACCACCTCCCACTTCAGCTAGGGCAGGAAGCACCCCAGGCCTTTGCACTCAGCAGGCAGATAGTcccccaggccaggccaggccggGACAGCGCCCACGCCTGGCCAGCCGGCCGGGACAGGCCTAGACGAGCAGTTTACACCTGGCGGCGTCTACCTCTAGGGCCGACACCGCCCTACGCCTCCACTCCAGCGGCTCCCAAGCGGGCCGAAGACGCGGGCGGCAAGGACCGGTGACCTATATGGGCCCCTCGACCCCTTTCGCTTCCGACTGCGGCTCGGAGAGACCTGACCCAGCAGGTCTCCCAAAGGCGTCTCGGCCTCGCTCCCCGGGCGGGAACTGGGGATGGATCCCAAAGCCTGCGTCCTGATCCCTTCGGTAGGAGTAGGTTCCTGCAATGGTTGAAAAGTAAGGCGCCCAGGGGAATGGCCGGCACGCGCGGATGAAAGGGACACGCACACGCGAGAGTCGCTCAAAGTTTCAAACCAGATCCCGTCCTGCCGCCCGGGCCGGTTGGTTGCCGCACGCCAGGCCTAGCCTCCGGCAGCCTCTCCCGCCCAGAAATGTCCTCACGGCCAGGCCGTGCCGCCACCTACCCCGGCGCTCACCTGCTGCAGCACCTTGTCCAGCGGCTCTGCCCGCGCCAGGCTGTCGGCGCTCAGGCCGCTAGCCTCGCGGCATTGCGTACTCAGTGCGGCCACCTCGGCGCGAACCAGAGATTTGTGCAGCGTCCCCACCTGTGAGCGGCGGGGGAACCGATCAGCCGCGCCCCTCGACCCCGGAAGCTCCCTGGGGACCTCACCGCCTCCTTTCCACCCTACCTGGCGGCTCCGCGGCTCAACCACTTGCCAGACTAGGAGGATTAAGTCGGTCTCGTCCGAGCCCAGGTCCCTTCCCAGCGCACCCGCCGTAGCCCCGAACAGGACGACCAGTGATCCGGGACAGGGGCAGGGGTCTGCAGCGGGGTCGGCCCCGGGGTCAGGGcctgggggcgggggcggcggcggAGTCATGGCCGCAGAGGAAGGGGGCGCTCGGCCAGACACACGCGGACCGACGAGGCGCACGCAGGCACCGACCGACGGCAGACGCGAATCAGCTTGGGCGGGACACCGTGTGTCGGGGGCGGCACCTGCGGCCCGGCTGGCTCAGTGGGCGCTGCCGAGACCCGCCCGTGGCGCCCCGCGGGGCGGGGCAGCTACCGGCCCACGCCCTCTCCAGGCTAGTTACCTGCCTGCCCGCCGGCCACGTGACCGGGGCGGCCCCGGGAACCTTGGGGGAGGGCCGCCACAACCCAGCCCAGGACGCAAGAACTCATAATCCCGGTCTGGGTGCACGCTCAGGATCCGGATTCCTACTTCTAGGGCTGGTCCTGCCTGATTCTTGGGGCTAACCCGTTCTTCGCTCTCCCCTATTCTTCCCCAGGGGCCGTCAGGCCTCTACAAAGGACCATGCAAGAGGCCTTCTCTACTCCGAGAGGGTCACACAGGACCTATGGAAGGCGCCAGGAGGCAGTCTAGGGGCTGTGGGGGTCACCACGGCAGGTCTGGGGTTGATGGAAGTCAAAGGGTCAAGGGGGCGGTGAGAGTTGCCGGGTATCACCCTGTGGGGGAAATCACCAGAAGTCAGCTGGGAAAGGGGAGGGCGGCGGGAACATCAGGGTTAGAGCTGTGGGGTGGTCTCCAGGGATCACAGGGAAGGGCTTGTCCACGCAGACGCTAGGGCCGAGCGGTAGCCTGGCACTGAGAAGTGCCAGAGCGCGGTCGTTGTGGGTTGGAAGTGAGCAGGCCTCAATGCTGGGGAAAGGAACCCCCCCAACCCCAGAGAGCTGCACCCTAGACAAGGCTGAGAGGGGTAGAAGGGGCCTGGAGCCTCCGAACCCCCACGTGTAGGGGCCTGCCTGCTTTCGTCCCTTTCTCGACGATGGAGAAACTGCCCGGAGATTGCAAGCGCTCTGGCGGATGGCGGAGCTAGAGTTGAgcgtgtgcgcgcgcgtgcgGGCTGCAGATGCTCCCTTTTCCATCCCGCACCTACAACCCAGTTGACAGTCCCGCGCTGGGGGATCCCAGTGCCCCCTTCGCCCAGTGGAGCTTGGTGAGGCTCCTTTATGGCGCGTTTCCCGGCCGTTCCTTACTTTCCCAAACTCTCCCAGGGAggtgactgagaaactgaataagtgactgagaaactgaataaTCCAGCAGGAAGGAGGGGGCTCCAGCCTGGCGGGAACTGAGTCACGCGGTTGCCTAGCCCGACTCGAGACTGAGACTAGAGCCGCACCATGCGCTTTCCGACAAGGAGGGAGCTGCGTCCCGGCCCCTGGACAATGGAGAGAGCGGGACACCCGGGCGCATCCCCAGAGCTCATGCCCGGGGAAGGGGCGAGGCCCGGGGCGAGAGAGCTCAGCGTAGCTCCACTTGGCAGCTAAAGAAACAAGCGCCCGGGACGGAAATGACTCCCGCCCGGACACggcgacagagagagaaaggaaagtgcATTCTTCGCCCGGTGGGTTCGAGCCACTAGCACTTTACTTTCCTTACAGGTGGAGGCGGGCCTCGGTGCGCGGCTGCCCATCTCCGGACCGCCCACCCGGGCACTGGCCCATGTGTCTCCTCCCCCGGAAACGGTAAGCAAATCAGGCGCGGGGGGAAGGGAGAACGTTGCTCCTCGGGCCCCGCCTCCCGATAAGCCTGGAATGTCAAATATTTGTTCGCGGGGCGGGGCGAACCCGCGAGTAAGACTCCTCCCCCTCCCGCCCCGTAGCGCGCCTGCGCCTGGCGGAGGAGGCCCTTCCTGTGGCCACGCCCTTCCAGCCAATTCCCATAAACCTGTGTCCCTAACCGCCGCAGTCCTAAGGCCCCACAGAAGCCTGTCGTTTCGTCCACGGCTCCTGTCTGGGTTCCACTCCTACAGCACAGGGTCACAGCTTCCCCGCCCAGGGGTCCGGACGCTACTCGGTCTCCATTTCGTCCCTCCTGGCGACCTCATTTGTGCAGCCTCTAGGCCCTTTTTCCTCTTCAGCGTGGGTCTCCACACCCACTCTTCACGGAAGCCTCCTTCGCGAGGTGACCGCTCCGTTGTGGCGTTTCTGGCCGTCCTGAGCGCTTTCCCACGGATGACGCTTATGCTTGCCCAAGTCGCCGCTGGGTCGTGAACCTGAGGCACGGGCTGGTAGCGCAGTGCGGCTCCCCTAAACTACCCCGGGCGCCCATCCGGCCGGCCCCATAGCAAGACAACTCCTGTCACttggattctttttattttttattttttaaatttttattattcttttctttaagacggagttttgctcttgttgcccagacaggagtgcagtggcgcgatctcggcttactgcaacctccacttcccgggttcaagtgatcctcctgcctcagcctcccaagtagctgggattacaggcgtacaccaccacgcctgtgtttttttagtagagactggatttcaccacgttgatcaggctggatggtctcgaactcctgacctcaagtgatccacacacctcggcctcccaaagtgctgggattacaggcatgagccaccgcgcccggcatattctacttattttatttatttatttgtttgtttatttatttatttatttttgagacagggtctcactctgtcgcccaggttggagtgcaacagCGCAATCTCTGATCACAGCAGCCTCAACATCCCCGGGGcccaagcgatccgcccacctcagccttccaagtagctgggaccacaggcgtgcgccgGGACCACAGAagggcgccgccaccacgcccggctaatttttgtattttttgtatagacggagtctcgccatgttgaccaggctggtctcgaactctgcccacctcggcttcccgaagggctagaattacaggcgtgagcaaccgcagGCCCAGCTCCAACCCTTGGATTCTTCTTTAAAAACCAAATTCGTTTAAATACCGGGCCGGAGAGTGGGGTCCTGCTTTGCTGAGATCCCTTACTCATCTTCAGATGAGTCCTCCCAGATCACCCCATTATTACTAAACAACCCACACTCCCTCATTGCTTCTTTCTGCCCCCCGACCCCCCCAACTTAACCAACTTATAACACGTTTATTAACCGTTTATTGTCTCCCTGCTCCATCATCCCATCCTCGAAGATAGAAGCTTACCCCCATTGCCtgtcactgaatgaatgaactgttGTCTAAGGCTACCTGCTTCTGCCATAAGGTATTTCAGCAATGGTAAGACACAGGCCTTTGCAGTAGGATCTCATCTGTgtcctttcctcccctccagtCCTGCCCCTTGTCTAGTTAACCCCAgttcttcctccattttttttttttttttttttttttttagagtctgcTTCAtgccccaggttggagtgcaatggcacgatcccggctcactgcaacctccacctcccaggttgacgctattcttctgcctcagcctcccgagtagctgggactacaggcgcacgccaccatgctcagttaatttttatatttttaataaagatgggatttccccatattgaccaggctggtctggaactcctgacctcgtgatccgtccgcctcagcctcccaaagtgttggaattacaggcgcgagccactgctcccggccttcCTCCAGATTTTCTACCTTCCACAGCAGGGGTCCCCTCTGTGGTTTGAGATTTCTGTACTTCTCTGAAAATtgtctcccacccccaccccactcctcgCTCCCCTGGGGTTCATGAATTAATGAATAGGAGATTGGTACGGCAGAGAGGTAGGCAAGGCCCCAATGGCCCAGGCCGCCCGAGGGTCTTTCTCAAAACCGCGTGCCAGATATTTGGAAGAAAGGACTGGGTTCCGTGGGCCTCATACTCGCAAAATTTTACCCTCACCTTGGCTCTCAGGCCTGCCTGAGTTGGACCCCTCAAGGCAGCCGGCGCTGTGGCTGCGGGTACATGAAAGCCCGGGCAGATACCGGGTGTAAGGCGGGAAGTGCCGCGGGTCTCGTGGAACCTCCAGGGCGTCTAGGAGCGGTGCGAAAacaccctccctccttcccttcccggCCAGGAAAGATCTCGCAGTGCAAGAGGATTTGACGCTGGGGAACACCGCGGAGATCCACTCTTGCCTGCCCAGACCCGTCCCCTCTCTCAGCGACCCTCCTTATCTCCCGGGCCACCCTACTAGGCAGCGCGTTGGGCCCCACCTGCTGGGTTGGGATCCCCGCACCTGTGCAGAGTGGCTGCAGAGCACACCAGAGGGCGCGCTGACTCCGTTGCTAGAAGCGGAGGGGGAGGGGCGTGCGCTCGAGGTTGAGCAAAGCACTAGGACAGTGGTGACAAAGGGGTCCCCTCGATGCCCCCATCAGGCCAATACCctctggctttatttttatttttattttattttgagacggagttttgctcttgtctcccaggctggagtgcaatggcgcgatctccgctcactgcaacttctgcctcctgggttcaggccattctcctacctcagtctcctgagtagctgggattacaagcgcccaccaccacgcccggctaatttttgtatttttagtagagacggggtttcaccatgttagccaggctgatttcaaactcctgacctcaggtgatctgcccgccttcacctcccaaagtgctgggattataggcgtgagtcactgcgcctggcctattttattttgttttattttatttattttttttgagagagagtcttgctctgtcgcccaggctggagtgcagtggcaggatcttggctcactgcaacctccgcctcccgggttcaagcgattctcctgcctcagccttctgagtagcgggattacaggcgcgcaccaccacgcctggctaatttttttatttctagtagagatagggtttcaccatgttggtcaggctggtctcaaactcctgacctcgtgatcagccctcctcggcctcccaaagtgctaggattacaggagtgagccaccacgtccggcttattttatttttatttatttttgagacagagtctcattctgtcacccaggctggagtgcagtggcacaatctcggctcactgtaacctccgcctcccaggttcaagcaattctcctgcctcagcctcctgagtagctgagattacaggtgtgcaccaccacgcctggctaattttttgtatttttagtagagacagggtttcgctatgttgcacaggctggtcttgaacttctgaactcaggcaatctgcccgcctcagcctcccaaagtgctaggattacaggtgtgagtcaccgtgcccagccttttattttatattattttattttattgaaacggagtttccctctgtcgcccaggctggagtgcagtggcatgatctctgttctGGGCTCTTTGCCTCCAGGGTTCTGTTGTGGCTGGATCAGTGTTAGGCCTCTCCTGGCTGCAGGGAGACTGACTGCAGAGGAATGGGGACCTGCTGAGCCATAAGCTTTAGGGAGATTCCACCAGCCTCTAAATGAACTCAGCTTTGGCCACCAAATGAGCCTGGAAGCCTTGGTCTTAGTTTGGTTGCCTCAAGCCCAGGATCCACCTAGTTCTGGTACAGAAGCTTGGAGCTTAGGACAGCGAGAGGGAGTGCAAAGGGCCCAGTAGCAGGAAGGGTGAAGGGTGTTGGCTGTGTGCTCACCCAAGGAAGATACCACGACTGGACTGGCTCCTCAGTCTCTGGATTTATTCTgttgaaaagagtcaaactctgtaaaatatttggacacttttttttttttagatggagtcttgctctgtcttccaggctggagtgcagtgatgtgatcttggctcattgcaaccttcgcctcccaggttcaagtgattctcctgcctcagcctcctgagtagctgggactacaggtgcccgccaccacggccagctaatttttctatttttgtagagatgggttttgccatgttggctgccaggctagtttcaaactcctgacctcaggtgatcagacCTTTAGAAGTTGCTAGACTCTTAATCTTTTcaggattgggagggcctggaagaaaaagaactagctatgttaatataattttttttttttttttgagacagagtctcgctctgttgcccaggctggagtgcagctgtagCAGGATGAGCGGCaaacaaaactcctcagacacccagttaaagaaggaaggggtttattcagccGGGGGCGtcggcaagacttctgtctcaagagccaagttccccgagtgagcaattcctgtcccttttaagggctcacaattCTAAGGGGGTgcacgtgagagggtcgtgattgattgagcaagcacgGGGTaagtgactgggggctgcatgcaccggtaattagatcggaacaaaacaagatagggattttcacagtgcattcctatacaatgtctgtaatctatagataagagaaccaattaggtcaggggtcgatctttaaccaccAGGCCCGGGGTGCGGCGccaggctgtctgcttgtggatttcatttctgccttttagtttttacttcttctttctttggaggcagaaattgggcataagatgatatgagggGTAGTCTCCTCCcctacagtggcgccatctcgcctcactgcaagctccgccccccaggttcacgccattctcctgcctcagtctcccaagtagctgggactacaggtgcccgccaccacgcccggctaattttttgtatttttagtagagatggggtttcaccgtgttagccaggatagtttcaatctcctgacctcgtgatccgcctgcctccgcctcccaaaatgctgggattacaggcatgagtcaccatgccaggccaatagAGATTCTTTACGGATGCAAATTTTCCTCCACAAAGGACAGTtgtgcagggccatttcaaagtatggcaaagaaacattgttttggaatattttgactttcttgtcacctaatgttatgccagagtcagattgcaAAGTAAGTCCCGATATATAggattaaataaaacccatccaatgagaatttatggtttgtagggcaaaCCATACAATTTGAGATAGTAATTTGggcaagatttttttaaaaaatcagggccgggcgtggtggctcacatctgtaatcccagcactttgggagacctaggtgggcggatcacctgagttcaggagttcaagaccagcctggccaacatggcgaaaccctgtctctactaaaaaatacaaaaattagctgggcgtggtggcgggtgcctgtaatcccagctactctggaggctgaggcaggagaatcgcttgaatccgggaggcagaggttgcagtgagctgggatcgcgccactgcactcc
The genomic region above belongs to Piliocolobus tephrosceles isolate RC106 chromosome 17, ASM277652v3, whole genome shotgun sequence and contains:
- the ESRP2 gene encoding epithelial splicing regulatory protein 2 isoform X1, which encodes MTPPPPPPPGPDPGADPAADPCPCPGSLVVLFGATAGALGRDLGSDETDLILLVWQVVEPRSRQVGTLHKSLVRAEVAALSTQCREASGLSADSLARAEPLDKVLQQFSQLVNGDVALLGGGPYMLCTDGQQLLRQVLHPEASRKNLVLPDTFFSFYDLRREFHMQHPSTCPARDLTVATMAQDLGLETDATEDDFGVWEVKTMVAVILHLLKESSSQLFSKPEVIKQKYETGPCSKADVVDSETVVRARGLPWQSSDQDVARFFKGLNVARGGVALCLNAQGRRNGEALIRFVDSEQRDLALQRHKHHMGVRYIEVYKATGEEFVKIAGGTSLEVARFLSREDQVILRLRGLPFSAGPMDVLGFLGPECPVTGGAEGLLFVRHPDGRPTGDAFALFACEELAQAALRRHKGMLGKRYIELFRSTAAEVQQVLNRYASGPLLPTLTAPLLPIPFPLAPGTGRDCVRLRGLPYTATIEDILSFLGEAAADIRPHGVHMVLNQQGRPSGDAFIQMTSAERALAAAQRCHKKVMKERYVEVVPCSTEEMSRVLMGGTLGRSGMSPPPCKLPCLSPPTYATFQATPTLIPTETAALYPSSALLPAARVPAAPTPVAYYPGPATQLYLNYTAYYPSPPVSPTTVGYLTTPTAALASAPTSVLSQPGALVRMQGVPYTAGMKDLLSVFQAYQLPADDYTSLMPVGDPPRTVLQAPKEWVCL
- the ESRP2 gene encoding epithelial splicing regulatory protein 2 isoform X2, translated to MTPPPPPPPGPDPGADPAADPCPCPGSLVVLFGATAGALGRDLGSDETDLILLVWQVVEPRSRQVGTLHKSLVRAEVAALSTQCREASGLSADSLARAEPLDKVLQQFSQLVNGDVALLGGGPYMLCTDGQQLLRQVLHPEASRKNLVLPDTFFSFYDLRREFHMQHPSTCPARDLTVATMAQDLGLETDATEDDFGVWEVKTMVAVILHLLKESSSQLFSKPEVIKQKYETGPCSDSTVPCPYSSKADVVDSETVVRARGLPWQSSDQDVARFFKGLNVARGGVALCLNAQGRRNGEALIRFVDSEQRDLALQRHKHHMGVRYIEVYKATGEEFVKIAGGTSLEVARFLSREDQVILRLRGLPFSAGPMDVLGFLGPECPVTGGAEGLLFVRHPDGRPTGDAFALFACEELAQAALRRHKGMLGKRYIELFRSTAAEVQQVLNRYASGPLLPTLTAPLLPIPFPLAPGTGRDCVRLRGLPYTATIEDILSFLGEAAADIRPHGVHMVLNQQGRPSGDAFIQMTSAERALAAAQRCHKKVMKERYVEVVPCSTEEMSRVLMGGTLGRSGMSPPPCKLPCLSPPTYATFQATPTLIPTETAALYPSSALLPAARVPAAPTPVAYYPGPATQLYLNYTAYYPSPPVSPTTVGYLTTPTAALASAPTSVLSQPGALVRMQGVPYTAGMKDLLSVFQAYQLPADDYTSLMPVGDPPRTVLQAPKEWVCL